ACCAGCGACAGGACGTTGGTGATGTCCGGATCATCGTCGACCAGCAGGATCTTTATTTTTTCGTTCAACCGCGAGTCCTCACATTTACACGCGAATAATTGCGGAAATTGTTAGACAATGCTTGAGCAAAATTTAATCTTTTTTGGACATTTAATATCGATGCAAGGTGAATGATCCATCATCGTTGATTTATGTGGAGGAATGGGTGATCGCATTAATACAGCGGGTCTCTGGTGCGCGTGTTGAAGTGCAAGGTCGTGTAATTGGTGAGATTTCGCAGGGATTGCTGGCGCTGATCGGTGTCGAAAAAGGCGATGATCAGGCCAAGGCTGATCGATTGTTGCAGCGGATATTGGCGTATCGAGTATTTGCCGACGCTGATGATAAGATGAATCTGAGCGTAGCGGATGTGGCAGGCGGGCTGCTGCTGGTGTCGCAGTTTACCCTGGCGGCGGACACCCGTAAGGGCAATCGCCCAGGGTTCTCCACCGCTGCCGCGCCA
This DNA window, taken from Gammaproteobacteria bacterium, encodes the following:
- the dtd gene encoding D-aminoacyl-tRNA deacylase, whose amino-acid sequence is MIALIQRVSGARVEVQGRVIGEISQGLLALIGVEKGDDQAKADRLLQRILAYRVFADADDKMNLSVADVAGGLLLVSQFTLAADTRKGNRPGFSTAAAPQEAQMLFNYLVDQAKKSHSVVETGEFGADMQVSLTNDGPVTFYLQV